In Athalia rosae chromosome 6, iyAthRosa1.1, whole genome shotgun sequence, one DNA window encodes the following:
- the LOC105683518 gene encoding sialin produces the protein MTFDGKKTGNGGERFSCRDILWCLVFCGFGINYMLRINLSIAIVAMVVPRPKVAQEAECAVRDKNLVSNISHLLLNESSSVTQFPEDQNYTTIPLPEFNTPGDENVTSEDNHTEYHDRFSWDEYEQGLALGGYFWFNWVLQLPGGLMARYYGTKFIFGWANLATALLGFIVPFSASYNLYAFVFIRMLQGLVAGVIWPSMHHMTAKWIPLNERSRFISAYLGSSVGAAITYPLSSTLISWWGWESVFYVTSVLGILWYIAWHYLAFDTPQEHPRVSIAERTYILENLGDSVDESSRPIPWKAILTSVPLWLTAFAQLGGSWGLFTFMSEAPSYFNYVHGWNIGAAGVFSATPHLVRMVFSYAFASLADWILRTKKMSLTHLRKFSSVICNVVQALLLVGLAYSGCHPIVAIVFLTAGTAVSGALSSGTLATSVDLSPNYASILLGIVNTITVTSGLISPMIVGVLTNNNQSVEQWRIVFLIIAAITLATGIPYLIFGTSDLQPWNSTKNEETGEELQKLRFELEDKDRTNEPDNNTHLLGNQANFIAVPEQVR, from the exons ATGAcattcgatggaaaaaaaactggaaatg GGGGAGAGAGATTTTCCTGTCGTGATATCTTGTGGTGCCTCGTCTTCTGTGGTTTCGGCATTAATTATATGCTCAGAATAAATCTGAGTATCGCAATTGTTGCTATGGTTGTACCGAGGCCCAAAGTAGCCCAAGAGGCGGAGTGCGCTGTACGCGATAAAAATCTAGTATCGAATATTTCCCATTTATTGCTCAACGAATCTTCATCAGTTACGCAGTTTCCCGAGGACCAAAACTACACAACGATTCCCCTACCGGAGTTTAATACTCCTGGAGATGAAAAC GTCACGTCAGAAGACAACCACACGGAGTACCACGATCGTTTCTCTTGGGACGAATACGAACAAGGCCTGGCCTTGGGTGGATATTTTTGGTTCAATTGGGTCCTGCAACTACCAGGTGGGCTTATGGCCCGCTATTATGGAACCAAATTTATATTCGGATGGGCAAATCTTGCTACAGCTTTGCTGGGTTTCATCGTGCCATTTAGCGCAAGCTATAATCTCTACGCTTTCGTTTTCATCAGGATGCTGCAAGGCCTGGTTGCG GGTGTGATTTGGCCTTCCATGCACCACATGACCGCTAAATGGATACCTCTGAACGAAAGAAGCAGATTCATTAGCGCTTATCTTG gTAGTTCCGTGGGTGCAGCGATTACTTATCCACTCTCATCAACGCTAATTAGCTGGTGGGGATGGGAGTCAGTTTTTTACGTAACATCAGTTCTTGGAATCCTCTG GTATATCGCTTGGCATTATCTTGCTTTCGACACACCCCAAGAACATCCCCGAGTCTCAATCGCCGAGAGAACTTACATTTTGGAAAATCTCGGAGACTCAGTGGACGAAAGTTCCCGACCCATCCCTTGGAAAGCTATTCTAACATCTGTTCCGCTCTGGCTCACAGCTTTCGCCCAATTGGGAGGCTCGTGGGGGCTTTTCACCTTCATGTCGGAAGCACCTTCTTATTTCAATTACGTCCACGGATGGAATATCGGCGCG GCGGGGGTGTTTTCTGCCACCCCTCATTTAGTTCGAATGGTATTCTCGTACGCCTTCGCAAGCTTGGCCGACTGGATcttgagaacgaaaaaaatgagtcTTACGcatttacgaaaattttctagtgTGATATGCAACGTCGTGCAAGCCCTTTTACTGGTAGGTTTGGCGTACAGTGGATGCCACCCGATAGTAGCGATAGTATTCTTGACAGCAGGTACCGCTGTGAGCGGTGCTCTTTCATCCGGAACATTGGCTACTAGCGTTGATCTCAGTCCTAATTATGCCAGCATACTTTTAGGCATAGTCAATACAATTACGGTAACAAGTGGTCTCATCTCTCCCATGATCGTCGGAGTTTTGACGAATAATaac CAATCGGTCGAACAATGGCGCATTGTGTTCCTGATCATCGCAGCGATAACTCTCGCAACTGGTATCCCCTATTTAATTTTTGGAACCTCCGATTTACAACCTTGGAATAGCACGAAGAATGAAGAAACAGGCGAAGAACTTCAGAAGCTCAGATTTGAACTGGAGGATAAAGATCGCACGAACGAGCCAGATAACAATACTCATCTGCTGGGAAATCAAGCAAATTTTATAGCAGTTCCAGAACAAGTCAGATGA